CAGCGCCGTCACCGCAATCAGTTGTGGCAATCGGACATCAAGTTTGGCCCTTATCTCCCCATTGGAACGAATGGTTCAAAGCAACAGGTCTATCTCGTGGTTATGTTGGATGACGCAACTCGTTTTGTTCTCCACGGGAGGTTTTACCCCACGCTGGACCAAACCATTGTGGAAGACTGCTTTCGCCAAGCTGTACAAAAGCACGGTATACCAGAGGCTATCTACTTTGACAACGGCAAACAATTCAGAACCAAATGGATGACTCGAACCTGTTCAAAGCTCGGGACACGGCTGCTTTACGCGAAACCCTATGCGCCGGAGTCGAAGGGAAAAATAGAGCGGTTTAATCGTATCGTCGACTCGTTTCTGGACGAAATCGCTGCGGCGAAACCTAAGACATTGGAACAATTGAATCAACAATTTGAGGTCTGGTTAAGTGAATGTTATCAGAACCAACCTCACTCCGCACTTCAGAATCAGATGAGCCCCGAGACTGCCTATCGTAGCGACCATAAAGCCATTCGTTTCATCTCACCAGAGAGCATCGCGGATGCCTTTTTGCATGCCGAAACTCGAAAAGTGGACAAGTCCGGTTGTATCAACTTCATGGGTAAGAAGTATGAAGTGGGTCTGTCATTCATCGGTTGTAAGGTGAATGTCATATACGACCCTGCAGATATCACGGAACTCACCATCGAATACGCGGGTCACCAGCCTTGGACTGTGGGAGAACTGGTGATTGGTGAACGGGCTGGGCAAAGACCTAAACTGCCAGAGCGGTTCGAGAACCAAAACGTTGACACATCTCGTCTGTTGGATGCAGCCGAGAAGAAGCATCAGGATCGGATTGAGCGTATCACGCCTGCAGTCCGCTATGACGCGGTCTGGAAGGAGGAGAATGGTCGTGTTTGAATCGTTCTACGGCTTTACTCACACGCCCTTCTCACGAGATATTCCAACAGATGAACTCTACATGTCATCTACACTGGAGGACATTCTCGGTCGGCTGAAGTATGCTGCGGAGCGTCAGTGGTTCGCAGTGGTGACTGGAGATTGTGGAACCGGAAAAACCACAACCATCCGTCGTTTCTCGGAGGCGCTGGAACAGTCGAAGTTCAAAATTCTGTACCTGTCGGATTCTAAGCTGACCCCACGACATTTTTACAAGGGGATGCTCGAGCAACTCGGTTGCGAGGCTAAGTTTTATCGCGGCGACGCGAAACGTCAATTGCATCGTGAGATTGAGCTGATGCGTGGGATACATAGCCTCAGTCCAGTTGTGGTCGTAGACGAAGCACATTTGCTAGATCGGGAGATGCTCGAGGAAGTAAGATTTCTTTTGAATTTTAAAATGGATGCGCAAAGTCCTATGGCGCTAATTCTCGTCGGACAGAGTGAGCTCTGGGAACGGCTCAACTTACAGGCTTACGCCGCCATTCGGCAACGCATTGATCTACAGTGTAAGTTGCATCACTACGACCGCGCTGAAATCGGGGCATACATTGAACGTCATCTAGCCTACGCGGTAGCTGGACAGCAATCTATTTTCTCGGATAAGGCTGTCGATGAAATCTATCGTTTCTCGGGTGGAGCTCCACGACTGGTCAACAAACTCTGTACGCACTGTCTCATGTATGGGGCTCAAAATCGGCAACGGATCATCGACGACCACATGGTCGAGCGCGTCATTCAAGGTGAATGCTCATGATGGCACGGAGATTACAGATGTTCTACGATCCAGAGTTGTCGCGTTGGGTGGTTGAGGGCAAAAATGAGTGGTACAGTTTGCACTGCGGGGAGATTGTGCAATTTCACATTGAACGCACAACGCTTAGTGGACGGCTAGAGCTTGGACGAACATCTTGGTACATCATCAGCGGCGACGTCGCGTTTGGACTCTTAGAAAATCGGCGATATTTGGTTAGCGTCGACCTTTAGAAACACTGTCGGGAGGGGAGGAAACTTCCTTCCCATTTTTGCAAGCGTTCTTGGACAGCGAATCCGTCAGTTCTCGGTCAACTTACACCGTCAGTTTTCGGACGTTATGCTATGTCAGTAACAGCGCATCTCTGGTTGGCCAACGAGTAAGAGTGGAAACGGGGAACTCGCATCCATCTGTTGGTTTCGTACAAAGCGAAGTTCTTGAATCATCTCCTCAGACATGTCCTGCGCTTCATCTATCACAACGACCCATCCCCGCTCCATACCAGCTTGTCCTTGAATCCGCTCATGCCAAAGCTTCCTAGCCTTGCTTAGCCCAAACGGCATGGCCTCACCCATGTAGGACAACAACTCTGCGTAGAAGTCTTTCGGCTTCAGTCCGAGTACACAAATGTAAACAGGAAGAAATTTCATTTCATCCAAACCGGTTAATAACCTCCGGATGAGCGTCGTTTTGCCGCTGCCTACTTCACCAGTGAGCAGGCCCAGAGATTTGTGTTCAAGCACATAATGCAGCCGCGCCATTGCTTCTTTGTGGCCCCCGGTTTCAAACAGTCCATCCACCGTCACGTCCCTACGAAATGGTTCGTTGCTCCAGTTCCATTTCTCCATGGGTGTCACTGTGCATCACCATCCATCGTTGTAGAGAATTTCAGGCCCTCAGCTTGCTGCTTCTTCCGCTCCTTCAGTGCATCAAACAGGCTCACACCAGGCCTTATATCATCTTCGGTGGGCTGTTGCTCCTTGTGTACACGCCGGTCATAGGGATGGGTCAAATCAATCGTTTTTGCATCCGGCCATCGTTTTTCGCCTGTCCACACCTGAATGGTAGACAAATCGAATGGGTCGTAGCGTAATTGGATGGTCGTCCTCGCCAACTCGCTATCCACCTCGAATCGGTTTCCTTGCAAAGAAACACACCCTGCTTTGTCCACCTTCCGTTCCTCTTGCCAATAGAAAATTTCGTTTAAGTCTGCCTCCGGGATGCGCCTTGTCTTTCTCTCACTAGCGGCCACTCGTTCCTGCGGTGACACACCCGTACTACCATGTTTTCTCACATGGTAGAATGCAGTTACCCAAGTGTGAAATACTTCATTGAGCTCTTCTAGAGTCTCTACATCACCACGAGCTACGGCTTCATACGCCTCCGGGATAAAGCTTGTGTCAAGGAATCGGAATATCCGCTCAATTTTCCCACGACCAGCAGGGCGGTAGGGCTTACTGTGTGAGAGACTGACGCCAAGCCTTGCACAAATGCGCTTGAGGTGGTGGGACGAAAAGACGGCTCCATTATCGACATACAGTTTTT
Above is a genomic segment from Alicyclobacillus acidoterrestris containing:
- a CDS encoding DDE-type integrase/transposase/recombinase is translated as MKDWKKAEDVAVYRVQLLSPLLEDGLDSAQLRRRKAEICAQTGLSERTLRRYLATFREQGFEGLKPRSKSSRRAQVIPDEILEEAILLRREVPSRSVSQIIRILEWEGKVAPGEIRRTTLQEKLARRGYSAGHMRMYAETGVAARRFQRRHRNQLWQSDIKFGPYLPIGTNGSKQQVYLVVMLDDATRFVLHGRFYPTLDQTIVEDCFRQAVQKHGIPEAIYFDNGKQFRTKWMTRTCSKLGTRLLYAKPYAPESKGKIERFNRIVDSFLDEIAAAKPKTLEQLNQQFEVWLSECYQNQPHSALQNQMSPETAYRSDHKAIRFISPESIADAFLHAETRKVDKSGCINFMGKKYEVGLSFIGCKVNVIYDPADITELTIEYAGHQPWTVGELVIGERAGQRPKLPERFENQNVDTSRLLDAAEKKHQDRIERITPAVRYDAVWKEENGRV
- a CDS encoding ExeA family protein, whose translation is MEKWNWSNEPFRRDVTVDGLFETGGHKEAMARLHYVLEHKSLGLLTGEVGSGKTTLIRRLLTGLDEMKFLPVYICVLGLKPKDFYAELLSYMGEAMPFGLSKARKLWHERIQGQAGMERGWVVVIDEAQDMSEEMIQELRFVRNQQMDASSPFPLLLVGQPEMRCY
- a CDS encoding ExeA family protein, with the protein product MFESFYGFTHTPFSRDIPTDELYMSSTLEDILGRLKYAAERQWFAVVTGDCGTGKTTTIRRFSEALEQSKFKILYLSDSKLTPRHFYKGMLEQLGCEAKFYRGDAKRQLHREIELMRGIHSLSPVVVVDEAHLLDREMLEEVRFLLNFKMDAQSPMALILVGQSELWERLNLQAYAAIRQRIDLQCKLHHYDRAEIGAYIERHLAYAVAGQQSIFSDKAVDEIYRFSGGAPRLVNKLCTHCLMYGAQNRQRIIDDHMVERVIQGECS
- a CDS encoding DDE-type integrase/transposase/recombinase, yielding MDLTLREQIALFRYSLISPVVSRQTPMTPGELGALLREVSARDYDIPGSTQTQVSVRTLERYLAAYRKGGYDALKPKVRQDKGLTKLSTPVLQRASELRRARPERSVEQIILLLEAEGIAQPGSVATSTLARHLRQAGLSRRDVLIVPQNKGTFRRFEVEDIHLLWQADFKHALYLPDPNNPGRKKKAILFAILDDYSRMIVHAQFYWDEQMPRLEDSFKKAILHHGVPEKLYVDNGAVFSSHHLKRICARLGVSLSHSKPYRPAGRGKIERIFRFLDTSFIPEAYEAVARGDVETLEELNEVFHTWVTAFYHVRKHGSTGVSPQERVAASERKTRRIPEADLNEIFYWQEERKVDKAGCVSLQGNRFEVDSELARTTIQLRYDPFDLSTIQVWTGEKRWPDAKTIDLTHPYDRRVHKEQQPTEDDIRPGVSLFDALKERKKQQAEGLKFSTTMDGDAQ
- a CDS encoding DUF5348 domain-containing protein produces the protein MARRLQMFYDPELSRWVVEGKNEWYSLHCGEIVQFHIERTTLSGRLELGRTSWYIISGDVAFGLLENRRYLVSVDL